One window of Plasmodium falciparum 3D7 genome assembly, chromosome: 7 genomic DNA carries:
- a CDS encoding heat shock protein 90, whose amino-acid sequence MSTETFAFNADIRQLMSLIINTFYSNKEIFLRELISNASDALDKIRYESITDTQKLSAEPEFFIRIIPDKTNNTLTIEDSGIGMTKNDLINNLGTIARSGTKAFMEAIQASGDISMIGQFGVGFYSAYLVADHVVVISKNNDDEQYVWESAAGGSFTVTKDETNEKLGRGTKIILHLKEDQLEYLEEKRIKDLVKKHSEFISFPIKLYCERQNEKEITASEEEEGEGEGEREGEEEEEKKKKTGEDKNADESKEENEDEEKKEDNEEDDNKTDHPKVEDVTEELENAEKKKKEKRKKKIHTVEHEWEELNKQKPLWMRKPEEVTNEEYASFYKSLTNDWEDHLAVKHFSVEGQLEFKALLFIPKRAPFDMFENRKKRNNIKLYVRRVFIMDDCEEIIPEWLNFVKGVVDSEDLPLNISRESLQQNKILKVIKKNLIKKCLDMFSELAENKENYKKFYEQFSKNLKLGIHEDNANRTKITELLRFQTSKSGDEMIGLKEYVDRMKENQKDIYYITGESINAVSNSPFLEALTKKGFEVIYMVDPIDEYAVQQLKDFDGKKLKCCTKEGLDIDDSEEAKKDFETLKAEYEGLCKVIKDVLHEKVEKVVVGQRITDSPCVLVTSEFGWSANMERIMKAQALRDNSMTSYMLSKKIMEINARHPIISALKQKADADKSDKTVKDLIWLLFDTSLLTSGFALEEPTTFSKRIHRMIKLGLSIDEEENNDIDLPPLEETVDATDSKMEEVD is encoded by the exons ATGTCAACGGAAACATTCGCATTTAACGCCGACATCAGGCAGTTGATGAGTTTGATTATCAACACTTTTTACAGTaacaaagaaatatttttaagagAATTGATTAGTAATGCTAGTGATGCCTTAGATAAAATAAGATATGAATCAATTACAGATACTCAAAAATTATCTGCTGAGCCTGAATTTTTTATTCGTATCATTCCTGACAAAACCAACAATACATTAACTATTGAAGATTCAGGTATTGGTATGACaaaaaatgatttaattaataacCTTGGTACTATTGCAAGATCAGGAACCAAAGCTTTTATGGAAGCCATACAAGCCAGTGGAGATATATCTATGATTGGTCAATTTGGTGTTGGTTTTTATTCAGCCTATTTAGTTGCTGATCATGTTGTTGTTATCTccaaaaataatgatgatgaacaATATGTTTGGGAATCTGCTGCAGGAGGTTCCTTCACAGTTACTAAGGATGAAACCAATGAAAAACTTGGAAGAGGTACGAAAATTATTCTTCATTTAAAAGAAGATCAATTAGAATATCTTGAAGAAAAACGTATCAAAGATTTAGTTAAGAAACACTCTGAATTTATCTCTTTCCCAATCAAGTTATACTGTGAAAggcaaaatgaaaaagaaatcaCCGCAtctgaagaagaagaaggagAAGGAGAAGGAGAAAGAGAAggagaagaagaagaagaaaaaaaaaaaaaaacaggcGAAGATAAAAATGCTGATGAAagtaaagaagaaaatgaagatgaagaaaaaaaagaagataacGAAGAAGATGATAACAAAACTGATCATCCAAAAGTTGAAGATGTTACCGAAGAATTAGAAAATgctgaaaagaaaaaaaaagaaaaaagaaaaaaaaaaatacacacaGTTGAACATGAATGggaagaattaaataaacaaaaaccATTATGGATGAGAAAACCAGAAGAAGTTACAAATGAAGAATATGCAAGCTTCTATAAATCATTAACAAATGATTGGGAAGACCATTTAGCTGTTAAACATTTCTCTGTTGAAGGACAATTAGAATTTAAAgccttattatttataccaaAAAGAGCACCTTTTGATATGTtcgaaaatagaaaaaaaagaaataatatcaaATTATATGTAAGAAGAGTTTTTATTATGGATGATTGTGAAGAAATTATTCCAGAATGGTTAAATTTTGTTAAGGGTGTTGTCGATTCAGAAGATTTACCACTTAATATTTCAAGAGAATCATtacaacaaaataaaatacttaAGGTTATCAAAAAAAACCTTATCAAAAAATGTTTAGACATGTTCTCAGAATTAGCTGAAAATAAGGAAAACTACAAAAAGTTTTATGAACAATTCAGCAAAAACTTAAAGTTGGGTATCCACGAGGATAACGCAAATCGTACAAAg atcaCCGAATTACTCCGATTCCAAACCTCAAAATCAGGAGACGAAATGATCGGATTAAAAGAATACGTAGACAGAATGAAGGAAAACCAAAAGGATATTTACTATATCACCGGTGAATCCATCAATGCTGTTTCTAATTCTCCATTCTTAGAAGCTTTGACCAAAAAAGGATTCGAAGTTATTTATATGGTTGATCCTATTGATGAATATGCAGTACAACAATTAAAAGATTTTGATGGTAAGAAATTGAAATGTTGTACCAAAGAAGGTTTAGATATTGATGATTCAGAAGAAGCCAAAAAAGATTTCGAAACCTTGAAAGCTGAATATGAAGGATTATGCAAAGTTATTAAAGACGTATTACACGAGAAAGTTGAAAAAGTTGTTGTAGGACAAAGAATTACAGATTCTCCATGTGTATTAGTCACATCAGAATTTGGATGGTCCGCAAACATGGAAAGAATTATGAAAGCTCAAGCATTAAGAGATAATTCCATGACTAGCTATATGTTatccaaaaaaattatggaaATCAATGCTCGTCACCCAATTATATCAGCATTAAAACAAAAAGCTGATGCAGATAAATCAGATAAAACCGTTAAAGATTTAATCTGGTTATTATTTGATACCTCTTTATTAACATCTGGTTTTGCTCTTGAAGAACCAACTACCTTTTCTAAAAGAATCCACAGAATGATTAAATTAGGTTTATCAatagatgaagaagaaaacaaTGATATCGATTTACCACCTCTTGAAGAAACTGTAGATGCAACCGATTCTAAAATGGAAGAAGTTGACTAA
- a CDS encoding heat shock protein 86 family protein, translating to MISDVSDIKEEESYSSKNDEYISEEKKESLAASHKNDEREENVEEKEVKDVDKKHLELKEKLKMWKSSVSKQNDSMNKNEIVQLAKMSDREKTREEIKKRLEKYKREHKIYDGDESEDDEGHDNKYFKNKNNLICESKNDEGHDNKYFKKKKNKNNKKSTSNSYSKNNSIKYNDKKYYPSKSMDSDNNSLNNKRGYSHYKRKGKHSSSNNSYMDYHKDKRRNNINRKRRSYSYSSSSSLNEEKKKKKKKRSNIIIKGDSNSIRKSNSNSTRKSNSNSTRNSIRKSYNSNNKNHRKSRSYDSYNDNSSYKRSKLKKSYKYDKHTQSKYNNNNNNNNNDRRKFKYYHDDDLNNKQMKKHSDHIHHYNQIDIDKYSKYLYNNITKERIDKKYHRVPLGYHTTKESWNNYTNWLQKKNDYRFSLPFDENKIFRKSSSLSPTTWENFVSLSEEDEKEVKSENESKHRDKKEKKEKRKNHRSSSDDSESISLSCTSDEKSSNKSSSRSVEKVKKDIDKKKKREEEKKHKHKHKHKHNEKRKSKDKDKYKDKYKDKYKDKYKDKSKDKSKDKYKDKYKDKSKDKYKDKYKEKSKNKSKDESKDESKDESHRKKKKEHKSKDRRKHKKKEKKKKEKDKKNKHHSEESSSDTYNRNKTKNESDESSNEEGSSTSATSLSFLCEGYDSLDNNKYLINNHKLKEDEEEEKEVNNNKKLIKKNNNHLSDISQNSKEDSNKYKEKKKIKEKEKIKRKEKIDDEEYTENNIDDKNYTYNRDDEINDIESDNSSDNESIGPKPLDVNVKLATKQIDYGVAMMPGEGQAIAQFVQKGKRIPRRGEVGLSAEAIENFESLGYVMSGSRHKRMNAIRMRKENQVYSAEEQRALAMYNYEERANRENALINDLKEILRKQNESILSNEKNE from the coding sequence ATGATTAGTGATGTGTCGGATATAAAAGAAGAGGAATCATATTCTTCGAAAAACGATGAATATATttcagaagaaaaaaaagaatccTTAGCAGCTAGCCATAAAAATGACGAAAGGGAAGAAAATGTAGAGGAAAAAGAAGTAAAAGATGTCGACAAAAAACACTTGGAACTTAaagagaaattaaaaatgtgGAAAAGTAGTGTTTCTAAACAAAATGACagtatgaataaaaatgaaattgtCCAACTAGCTAAAATGAGTGATAGAGAAAAAACTAgagaagaaattaaaaaaagattagaaaaatataaaagagaaCATAAAATTTATGATGGCGATGAGTCGGAAGATGATGAAGGacatgataataaatatttcaaaaataaaaataatttgatATGTGAATCGAAAAATGATGAAGGacatgataataaatatttcaaaaaaaaaaaaaataagaataataaaaaaagtacaaGTAATAgctattcaaaaaataatagtataaaatataatgataaaaaatattatccaAGTAAAAGTATGGATAGTGACAATAATAgtcttaataataaaagaggATATAGTCATtacaaaagaaaaggaaaacatTCATCGAGTAATAATAGTTATATGGATTACCATAAGGATAAAAGgagaaataatattaatagaaaaagaagatCGTATAGCTATTCATCGAGTTCTAGTTTGAATGaagagaagaaaaaaaaaaaaaaaaagagaagtaatattataattaaaggTGATAGTAATAGTATTCGTAaaagtaatagtaatagtactCGTAaaagtaatagtaatagtactCGTAATAGTATTCGTAAAAgttataatagtaataataagaatCATAGGAAGAGTCGCTCGTATGATTCGTATAATGATAATTCATCTTATAAAAGaagtaaattaaaaaaatcatataaatatgataagcATACACAatctaaatataataataataataataataataataatgatcgtcgtaaatttaaatattatcatgatgacgatttaaataataaacagATGAAAAAGCACAGTGATCATATACATCATTATAATCAAATAGATATAgataaatattcaaaatatttatataacaatataacaaaagaaagaatcgataaaaaatatcataGAGTACCTTTAGGATATCATACTACAAAAGAATCATGGAATAATTACACAAATTggttacaaaaaaaaaatgattatagaTTTAGTTTACCttttgatgaaaataaaatatttagaaAGTCTAGTTCTCTATCTCCAACAACGTGGGAAAATTTTGTTAGTCTCTCCGAAGAGGATGAAAAAGAGGTAAAATCAGAAAATGAATCAAAACATAGggacaaaaaagaaaaaaaggaaaaacgAAAAAATCATCGCTCATCATCAGATGATTCTGAATCCATTTCCCTGTCGTGCACATCTGATGAAAAAAGTTCTAATAAAAGTTCAAGTCGCAGTGTTGAAAAAGTCAAAAAAgatatagataaaaaaaaaaagcgtgaagaagaaaaaaaacataaacacAAACACAAACACAAACATAATGAAAAACGTAAATCCAAAGACAAAGACAAATACAAAGACAAATACAAAGACAAATACAAAGACAAATACAAAGACAAATCCAAAGATAAATCCAAAGACAAATACAAAGACAAATACAAAGATAAATCCAAAGACAAATACAAAGACAAATACAAAGAAAAATCCAAAAACAAATCCAAAGATGAATCCAAAGATGAATCCAAAGATGAATCCCatagaaagaagaaaaaagaacataAATCAAAAGATAGAAGAaagcataaaaaaaaagaaaagaaaaagaaagaaaaagacaaaaaaaataaacatcaTTCGGAAGAATCGTCTTCAGATACTTACAAtagaaataaaacaaaaaacgaATCTGATGAATCCTCAAATGAAGAAGGATCCTCTACTTCAGCAACATCCTTATCCTTTCTATGCGAAGGATATGACTcattagataataataaatatttgataaataatcataaattaaaagaagacgaagaagaagaaaaagaggttaataataataaaaagttaataaagaaaaataataaccatTTAAGTGACATCAGTCAAAATAGTAAAGAAgattcaaataaatataaagagaagaagaaaataaaggaaaaggaaaaaattaaaagaaaagaaaaaatagatgatgaagaatatacagaaaataatattgatgataaaaattatacatataataggGATGACGAAATAAATGATATCGAATCAGATAATTCATCAGACAATGAAAGTATAGGTCCTAAACCATTAGATGTAAATGTAAAGCTAGCTACAAAACAAATAGATTATGGTGTTGCCATGATGCCTGGAGAAGGACAAGCAATAGCTCAGTTTGTTCAAAAAGGTAAGAGAATACCAAGAAGAGGAGAAGTTGGTTTATCTGCTGAAGCTATCGAAAATTTTGAAAGCCTTGGTTACGTTATGAGTGGTTCAAGGCATAAAAGAATGAACGCTATTCGTATGAGAAAAGAAAACCAAGTATATAGTGCAGAAGAACAAAGAGCATTGGCtatgtataattatgaaGAGAGAGCCAATAGAGAAAATGCCTTGATTAAtgatttaaaagaaatattaaggaaacaaaatgaaagtatattatcaaatgagaaaaatgaataa
- a CDS encoding inner membrane complex protein 1d, putative: protein MELYQDNKINNVGNIEINQCDGVIKKENDLHVSVIKPITKKIIHCDNMENKMKINAFYKPVELVEEIKNYVHKGDTHLVKLYEDFKNKKDKKVKMKNEYMTKLKNLHILNMINNKKKENECGVVNKNNIVHFNLFNENEDVTPKIETVYIPKLEKNIEVVSHLKENVNVDYTYMVPKPVVIPIEVPILKFRDHFKIIPIRKKIIPVIKYTDNIIYVDCCVEKPYIVYENVIIPVPCDIPIEQKKYIDKVPPI from the exons ATGGAGCTTTATCAAGAcaacaaaataaat aATGTTGGGAATATTGAAATTAACCAATGTGATGGAGTCATTAAAAAAGAGAACGATTTACATGTCAGTGTGATAAAAcctataacaaaaaaaataattcattgtgataatatggaaaacaaaatgaaaattaatGCCTTTTACAAACCAGTCGAATTAGTTGaggaaattaaaaattatgttcATAAGGGTGATACCCATCTTGTGAAACTTTATGAAGATTTTAAGAACAAGAAAgataaaaaagtaaaaatgaaaaatgagtATAtgacaaaattaaaaaatttgcatattttaaatatgattaataataagaagaaagaaaatgaatgtggtgttgtaaataaaaataatattgttcattttaatttatttaacgAAAATGAAGATGTAACACCAAAAATAGAAACGGTGTATATACCAAagttagaaaaaaatatcgaAGTAGTAAGtcatttaaaagaaaatgttaATGTTGACTATACATATATGGTACCAAAACCAGTAGTTATTCCTATTGAAGTTCCTATATTAAAGTTTCGTGatcattttaaaataataccgataagaaaaaaaataataccaGTTATAAAATACactgataatattatttatgtggATTGTTGTGTGGAAAAACCATACATCGTTTACGAAAACGTGATCATACCTGTTCCTTGTGATATTCCTATTGaacaaaagaaatatattgaCAAGGTACCACCTATATAA
- a CDS encoding Cg8 protein, protein MLLHQNLRKEGNNIFFYLNKENGKNIFRRYVASQPLGINIPDPPPREYLPNGEPKTYRLNQRYYNHKYDWERWTLRPAGVFHTYVYGEFAKDHKPLLAWLLQYPIPLAFIPYFLFAFGLSFAFHHISYLGIKPKRFTVEWVEANKERERAENTNPITRYLDRRRKERGPHWILEDFLPSHPCYLHMSKYHHDTELLRKMDEEAAEKEAESEEQEEEEEDITESEDDDN, encoded by the coding sequence ATGTTATTACATCAAAATTTACGCAAGGAGGGTAATAacatctttttttatttaaataaagaaaatggtaaaaatatttttagaaGATACGTTGCATCTCAACCTTTAGGAATAAATATACCTGACCCACCTCCAAGAGAATATTTACCAAATGGTGAACCCAAAACATATAGATTAAATCAAagatattataatcataagtACGATTGGGAAAGATGGACATTAAGACCAGCAGGAGTTTTTCATACTTATGTCTATGGAGAATTTGCAAAAGATCATAAACCTTTATTAGCATGGTTACTTCAGTATCCAATTCCTTTAGCGTTCattccttattttttatttgccTTTGGATTATCTTTTGCATTTCACCACATTTCATACCTTGGTATAAAACCCAAAAGATTTACAGTAGAATGGGTAGAAGCTAATAAGGAAAGAGAAAGAGCAGAAAATACTAACCCAATTACAAGATATCTTGATAGAAGACGAAAGGAAAGAGGACCCCATTGGATACTCGAGGACTTTCTACCAAGTCATCCATGTTATTTACATATGAGTAAATATCATCACGATACAGAACTTCTACGGAAAATGGATGAAGAAGCTGCTGAAAAAGAAGCAGAAAGTGAAGAGCAagaggaagaagaagaagatataACTGAATCGGAGGATGACGAcaattaa